In a genomic window of Bordetella petrii:
- a CDS encoding cyanophycin metabolism-associated ABC transporter → MTKKQLLSGACGQAPAGRHDAVQSRLAPGEAILARLETDLDAHLAFRPGSVVLTGRRLLACCSDDGQWREWPVAPRLRLSLADHAGVATLELRDGPVRLAAWRFTLARNAAALRLVAAFDAVQAGRQTSAPACSTCHLPLPAGQAECPVCAQAAARPPSSWALLRLWRFARPYRGPLLAGFVLTLLATAATLVPPYLTMPLMDDVLIPFQNGAPIDYSLVRLYLGGLLASAALAWGLGWARTYILAWVSERIGADLRTTTYEHLQQLSLQYFGGKRTGDLISRIGSETDRICIFLSLHLLDFATDVLMIAMTAAILVSINPWLALVTLAPLPFIVWMIHAVRDRLRHGFEKVDRIWADITNVLADTIPGIRVVKAFAQEKREVQRFRAANNRNLEVNDRVNSLWSLFSPTVTLLTEIGLLVVWVFGIWQVANKQITVGVLAAFLAYIGRFYTRLDSMSRIVSVTQKAAAGAKRIFDILDHVSSVPEPDAPARLDRVAGRIELRNVAFRYGNRSVIQGLDLAIAPGEMIGLVGHSGSGKSTLINLICRFYDVSEGAILVDGIDIRNLRIADHRRHIGLVLQEPFLFFGTIAENIAYGRPQATRAEIVAAARAAHAHDFILRLPHGYDSLVGERGQALSGGERQRISIARALLIDPRILILDEATSSVDTTTEKEIQKALDNLVRGRTTIAIAHRLSTLRRADRLVVLAHGRVVEQGRHEALMARQGAYYRLYQAQARTGEADLRDDVDDADGGDDDDAPHA, encoded by the coding sequence ATGACTAAAAAGCAGCTTCTTTCCGGCGCTTGCGGGCAGGCGCCGGCCGGCCGGCACGATGCGGTGCAGTCCCGCCTCGCGCCGGGCGAAGCCATTCTGGCGCGGCTGGAAACCGACCTGGATGCGCACCTGGCCTTTCGGCCAGGATCGGTTGTCCTGACCGGCCGGCGCCTGCTGGCGTGCTGCTCCGACGATGGCCAATGGCGTGAATGGCCGGTTGCGCCGCGGCTGCGCCTGAGCCTGGCCGACCACGCCGGCGTCGCCACGCTCGAACTGCGCGACGGTCCGGTGCGCCTGGCGGCCTGGCGCTTCACCCTGGCCCGCAATGCCGCCGCCCTGCGGCTGGTGGCGGCCTTCGACGCCGTGCAGGCTGGCCGGCAGACCAGCGCGCCCGCCTGTTCCACTTGCCATTTGCCGCTGCCGGCCGGGCAGGCCGAATGTCCGGTGTGTGCGCAGGCCGCGGCCCGGCCGCCCTCGTCCTGGGCATTGCTGCGCCTGTGGCGTTTCGCCCGGCCATACCGGGGCCCGCTGCTGGCCGGCTTCGTGCTGACCCTGCTGGCCACCGCGGCCACCCTGGTGCCGCCTTATCTCACCATGCCCCTGATGGACGACGTGCTGATCCCGTTCCAGAATGGCGCGCCCATCGACTATTCGCTGGTGCGTCTGTACCTGGGCGGGCTGCTCGCCTCGGCCGCGCTGGCGTGGGGGCTGGGCTGGGCGCGCACCTACATTCTGGCCTGGGTCAGCGAGCGCATCGGCGCCGATCTGCGCACCACTACCTACGAACACTTGCAGCAGCTGTCGCTGCAGTACTTCGGCGGCAAGCGCACCGGCGACCTGATCTCGCGCATCGGCAGCGAAACCGACCGCATCTGCATTTTCCTGTCGCTGCACCTGCTCGACTTTGCCACCGATGTCCTGATGATCGCCATGACCGCGGCCATCCTGGTGTCCATCAATCCGTGGCTGGCGCTGGTCACGCTGGCGCCGCTGCCGTTCATCGTGTGGATGATCCATGCGGTGCGCGACCGGCTGCGCCACGGTTTCGAAAAAGTCGACCGCATCTGGGCCGACATTACCAACGTGCTGGCCGACACCATACCGGGTATCCGCGTCGTGAAGGCTTTCGCGCAGGAAAAACGCGAGGTGCAGCGCTTTCGCGCAGCCAACAACCGCAACCTGGAAGTCAACGATCGCGTCAACAGTCTGTGGTCGCTGTTTTCGCCGACGGTGACGCTGCTGACCGAAATCGGCCTGCTGGTGGTGTGGGTGTTCGGCATCTGGCAGGTTGCCAACAAGCAGATCACGGTGGGCGTGCTGGCGGCTTTTCTGGCGTATATCGGCCGGTTCTATACGCGGCTCGACTCGATGAGCCGCATCGTTTCGGTCACGCAGAAGGCGGCTGCCGGCGCCAAGCGTATTTTCGATATTCTCGACCACGTATCCAGCGTGCCCGAACCCGACGCGCCGGCGCGCCTGGATCGCGTGGCCGGCCGTATCGAGCTGCGCAACGTGGCGTTCCGCTACGGCAACCGATCGGTCATCCAGGGGCTCGACCTGGCCATCGCGCCTGGCGAAATGATCGGACTGGTGGGACACAGCGGCTCCGGCAAGAGCACCCTGATCAACCTGATCTGCCGCTTCTATGATGTGTCGGAAGGCGCGATACTCGTCGACGGCATCGACATCCGCAATCTGCGCATTGCCGATCACCGCCGGCACATCGGCCTGGTGCTGCAAGAGCCGTTCCTGTTCTTCGGCACCATCGCCGAAAACATTGCCTACGGCCGGCCGCAGGCCACGCGCGCCGAAATCGTGGCCGCGGCCCGCGCCGCCCATGCCCACGATTTCATCCTGCGCCTGCCGCACGGCTACGACTCGCTGGTGGGCGAGCGCGGCCAGGCGCTGTCCGGAGGCGAGCGCCAGCGCATCTCGATCGCGCGCGCTTTGCTGATCGACCCGCGCATCCTGATCCTGGACGAAGCCACCTCATCGGTCGACACCACCACCGAAAAAGAAATCCAGAAGGCGCTCGACAATCTCGTGCGCGGGCGTACCACCATTGCCATTGCCCACCGGCTGAGCACGCTGCGCCGCGCCGACCGGCTGGTGGTGCTGGCTCACGGCCGCGTCGTCGAACAAGGACGGCACGAGGCGCTGATGGCGCGCCAGGGCGCCTACTATCGCCTGTACCAGGCGCAGGCCCGGACCGGCGAGGCCGACCTGCGCGACGATGTCGACGATGCCGATGGTGGCGACGACGATGATGCGCCCCACGCCTGA
- a CDS encoding cyanophycin metabolism-associated DUF1854 family protein, with translation MTLPAFDLYRNAQGRLVYVPVDGPAHEGVLAVRAFPVSAPSQGVSIISADGQELAWFDALETLPPRARQQVEEALAGREFMPEIQRLEAVSAFATPSVWQVHTDRGPTEFTLKGEEDIRRLAGQMLLISDSHGIHYLVRDTAALDRHSRRLLDHFL, from the coding sequence ATGACGCTTCCCGCTTTCGACTTGTACCGCAACGCCCAGGGCAGGCTGGTGTATGTGCCCGTGGACGGGCCAGCGCACGAGGGCGTGCTGGCCGTGCGGGCGTTTCCAGTCAGCGCGCCCTCGCAGGGCGTGTCCATCATCAGCGCCGACGGCCAGGAACTGGCGTGGTTCGACGCCTTGGAAACCCTGCCGCCGCGAGCGCGACAGCAGGTCGAGGAAGCCCTGGCCGGCCGGGAGTTCATGCCCGAAATCCAGCGCCTCGAAGCCGTGTCGGCGTTTGCCACGCCATCGGTGTGGCAGGTGCACACCGATCGCGGACCCACCGAGTTCACCTTGAAAGGCGAGGAAGACATCCGCCGCCTGGCTGGCCAGATGCTGCTGATTTCAGACAGCCACGGCATTCATTACCTGGTGCGCGACACCGCGGCGCTCGACCGCCACAGCCGCCGGTTGCTGGATCACTTCTTGTAA
- a CDS encoding GNAT family N-acetyltransferase, with protein sequence MSPPARLAVETSLSRVDACQWNALAGEQPFVRHEFLSALHDTGCAAPDTGWAPYYLLLRRADRLAGAVPLYLKGHSRGEYVFDYAWADAFERHGLRYYPKLLAAVPFTPVGGPRLLAANADDRLELAHGLVELAQGLKVSSLHVLFPGEDDLAALRQAGCMVREGVQFHWRNAGYASLDAFLAELNHDKRKKIRQDRKKVQAAGVEFRWLSGAQIDAASLAFFYRCYRHTYFAHGNPPYLSAEFFQRLHAALPGALVLVMALRNGEPIAAALNMQGGDILYGRYWGALEFVPGLHFETCYLQSIDYCIQHGLAHFEGGAQGEHKMARGLLPTPTWSAHWIADPRFAAAIEDFLERETEAVDDYMGELEAHTPFRRSYKK encoded by the coding sequence ATGAGCCCCCCTGCCCGTCTTGCCGTCGAAACCTCGCTGTCCCGTGTGGACGCATGCCAATGGAACGCGCTGGCGGGCGAGCAGCCGTTCGTGCGCCACGAATTCCTGTCAGCCCTGCACGACACCGGTTGCGCGGCGCCGGATACGGGCTGGGCGCCGTATTACCTGCTGCTGCGGCGCGCCGACCGGCTGGCTGGCGCCGTGCCGCTATACCTGAAAGGGCACTCTCGCGGCGAATACGTGTTCGACTACGCCTGGGCCGATGCCTTCGAACGCCACGGCCTGCGCTATTACCCCAAACTGCTGGCCGCCGTGCCTTTCACGCCGGTGGGCGGTCCGCGCCTGCTGGCCGCCAATGCCGACGACCGCCTGGAGCTGGCGCATGGCCTGGTCGAACTGGCACAGGGCCTGAAAGTGTCGTCGCTGCATGTGCTGTTTCCGGGCGAAGACGATCTGGCGGCGCTGCGCCAGGCCGGTTGCATGGTGCGCGAGGGTGTGCAGTTCCATTGGCGCAATGCCGGCTACGCCAGCCTGGATGCCTTTCTGGCGGAACTGAACCACGACAAGCGCAAGAAGATTCGCCAGGACCGCAAGAAGGTGCAGGCCGCCGGCGTCGAATTCCGATGGCTGAGCGGCGCGCAGATCGACGCCGCATCGCTGGCGTTCTTTTATCGTTGTTACCGGCATACCTACTTTGCCCACGGCAACCCGCCCTATCTCAGCGCCGAGTTCTTCCAGCGCCTGCACGCGGCCCTGCCCGGCGCGCTGGTGCTGGTCATGGCGCTGCGCAACGGCGAGCCCATCGCGGCCGCGTTGAACATGCAGGGCGGCGACATCCTGTACGGCCGCTACTGGGGCGCGCTGGAGTTCGTGCCGGGCCTGCATTTCGAGACCTGCTACCTGCAGTCTATCGACTACTGCATCCAGCACGGCCTGGCGCACTTCGAGGGCGGCGCACAAGGCGAGCACAAGATGGCGCGCGGCCTGCTGCCCACCCCTACATGGTCGGCGCACTGGATTGCCGACCCGCGCTTCGCGGCCGCGATCGAGGATTTTCTGGAGCGCGAAACCGAGGCCGTGGACGACTACATGGGCGAACTCGAAGCCCACACGCCGTTCCGGCGGTCTTACAAGAAGTGA